One Nicotiana tomentosiformis chromosome 1, ASM39032v3, whole genome shotgun sequence genomic window, GGAGTAGGTAGACATCTCCACTAAAACTTGTATGATTAATGGAttgaataaaagaaaaatatttacagGAATTCATAGAGAAAATAATAGAtcattaaaaaaagaagaaatttagAAAAGACAAGGATCAAAAATAGTATTCTGAGACTCGGCGTCCAAGCCTTCACATCTCGTGCAAAGGCCAAGAGGTGGTGTGTAGTCTAATCCAAGAAAGGTTTCAAACACAACTTTTTTAACAAACAGAGGAGCAAAAGCGAATGTAAGCATCAAATTTCTGAAGTCTGAACAACCAATAGTAAAAAGGGTCACATCTCAGTTAATTTCTTGAACAAAGGTCCTTAAGAAAATTCAGTAAATCAGTAGATACTGCAACAGTTAAAGGGCCAGCTATGTTGACAATAATTCCATTATTAAGAACCATCAGAAAGCTATTCGCATTCTCATGCATAAGCAGCATATTATAGAGGCCGataaaatttctatctttacaaacAATCCAAAATCCAAACACACCAAGGAGGGGGGAGGCCAGAAGGAGTTTCACAAGGAGAATGGCTTCGCATACACATCAAATGGCTGGCAAGCTGTTAACTGGGGCTCCTGGAAAAAGTGCGACATAAAAGAGAAAAGGTCAACAACTACATTTGAATTCTATAATTCAGGAAAATTAAGTAAAAAAATGCATTACACTTAAGTAGTACAATAATTAAATATGCTGAAGTTACCTGACTAAAGCCTCCACCCATACCAACACTACCACCTGTCAAAAGCATGGAAATGAGAGATGTGACAGCACCGCCACCAAAGTCACCCCCTGAACTTCCGGCTTGCCGAATGGCATTTCGCATTGCGGTCAATATACTTCCGTATGTGGTTCCATGACCGCGCTCAATTGCTTGAATGAAACAGAAAGTCATAGCACCCGTTGAAGTTACTTTTGAAAGAGCCTGCAGATCAAAGTCATTAGGTGTCTCCTAATAATTTCTACTTAAACCGGAAAAAGATTAATCAAACTTACAGATGTATCAGCAGAAGTTTGATTATCATCACAACCACTAAAAGAGATGACTTCACCACCATTAGTTCCTTTCCAAATACCAGAACGAGGACGATGGTCTTCCCACACATATTGCCCGCTCCTATTTCGAGGAAGTTAAAAGAATAAGCATTATCGTAAAAACGAGTGGAATCTAAAAAAAGCTGAAGACAATTGATGGTTAAGGGAATAATAATCATTAGAATGGTCAAGTAGTTGATATGACTTCTAAAAAACGAAAAAAGCATAAAACATTTTCAATGATGGATAATCCCAAGATGTCTTATAAATCAGGACAGTAACATAGGGCACCATATGTATTGCCTAACTTCATGATATTTGTAGATTTTTCTGTTTAGTCAAATCAATTAAACTCGAACTGAAAAATCGTTCATGGACATGGAACATATCATTTCTCAAATGTCAGAAGAACTTATTTGTGAGACAGCTCTCATTTATCTGCCCCAACCTTAGATGAAACAGAACAACATATACTTCCGTAACCTTTGATCCGGGTTAGGTTCTCATAGGTGTCAAATGAATACCCATTAAACATATTTCACGAAATTCAACCTCTTGTACATCCAGTTACTCTTAAATGTTTCAAACAATAGACAACAACTTCTACCAAAGAAAGATACCACAAATTACTAAGGAGCAGTGACCTACCTACTCATTCTGCAAAGAAATGGCAGGTCTAGAACGGTTCCACTGTGGCAAGCATCTATTATTGCATGAAGCTTTACTCCGTCAGGAAGAGGCTTGACAATTGTCGCATTGATTTCATCATCAACAATCATACCCTGAGTTTCGAAGTCCAGGGGACATAAAGTTTCATCATATCCATCCACTTCATCTCCATTGTAATTCCTTTGCCTTGAGCCATGACCAGAATAATGAAATAGCAGCGAGTCTCCCGGTTGGCAACCTTGTACAAGCCAATATAATGCCATGCGCATGTTCTGTTTAGTCGGAGTTCTGTATGGGTCGGTCTCCTCTTCTGCAtcatgaatttagacaagagaaGGTACAATGGATGAACTATGATAAATAATTGTTTCAGCCAATAGAAGAGTGTGGACCTAAAATCATAATACTATTCATTCTTGAAAATTTGTTAGGTACAAAGGAAAATGTAATGCCTTAGAATGTTGCTAGTTATTAAAAGACTCTAGAGATTCCAAGACtaactaataaagaaaaaaaCAATGATAACAAAGCTATTAATACGACTCCTGGTCCACCAATACCCTTAATGTCAGATGTTAGATTTTGAAGACATCCGCCACCCCTACCTAGGAGCCCAATAGTGGCTTTTTCTCAGTTGCTCCCTTGGTGACTTTAACCACCCTTATAGTTGAAGGTGGATGACCCTTACCACACTAGGCTATCCCTTGAGCACCGAAACGTTATTGACAATCATTCCTACGCTTAAAAGGGACTTTGGAAAGGTAATTTGCGCATTTCGCATTGTTCGGGAATCATACGTATATAGGGAAAAGGATTTTTGTGTATCGATTTGCCCAAAAAAAGAAAACATAACCATAATCTTACTTGTCTGCAATCTGGTATCTTCCGGGAGGTGTAGATCAATCAATCAAAGTTCCGCTTGACACCATATGAAGTTTTTGTTTTTGATAAAGTTGCTATCGTATAAGCTTATGTAGTGTTATTTACATTGGCAGCTTGATTTATATTTACTTTTAAACTACTATTCCCTAAACTTACTAGAAAAGCATTCAGCTCATTGTGGCAGCCACCTTGCCTACAGCTAGGGTTGTTCATGGTTTGACAAAAAACCGAtccaaaccgaaaaccgaaccaaaccgattaaGTAAACCGATATTTTTCTTGATTTggattggttttggttttaaattttaaaaactgataatatttggtttggttttggttctaTTATAAAAAACCGAAAAataaaccgaaccaaaccgataaattttatataaaatttaataaCTATTTATATAAAGTATCATATCtttttgtaaataattttaaatattttctgcATTTTAATTATTATATACATATTTTGGTTTATACTACTTATATCTTAAAAGATTGCCTAAGCCCAAAGTAAAAGGAATTGGCCAATTTCTTTTCCTTCAGAGACTCAAATTCTCTAACCCTACGTATCTACTTTTGCCTAACAGAAGAGTTACAAAAAAATCTATCACAAAAGTCAAAAAAAGCTACTCAAATTGAATATGATATTATGGATTCTATCAttctttttttagtttaaatacaTAATTTTTACTTTTAAATGGACAAAGTTGTTTGTACTTTGGAACCTTTATTTTGGCTTGTTCTTTTGATTCTATCATGTACTGCACTTAGTTCACCCGATACAGTTTTCTATTTTATATTATTGCTACAATTTTAATACTCTGCTTTATATTATATGCTACAATTTCAAATGTAAATAGCTAAAAGAACTATCATTGTAGGTATTTGAATTTATGCTCTAGTAGTACTTAAAATATTGTTGTATAGTGTTGTTTTACTATTATCGACTTATCATTAGCTTATTAAGAACCGAAAACTCGAACCAAGCCAACAACAACCAAATCGATGGTttgttatttggtttggttttggttttaaaattttaaaaaccgagtaaattggtttggttttggttttaataaaaaaccgaccaaaccgAACCGTGAACACCCCTACCTACAGCAAGGAATTCCTAGCATATATGCCTCCCAGATATAGAACAAGAAAAGCCATGTATTACTCCCCTAAACTGCAGATCATACATTATCCGTTCCACAAGCTTAAATCATTTTGCCCAAAATAAATTTACACATTAAATACTCGATAAAACACTATTTCAGGTACATTAATCTCAGAACAATCACAGCCTATTAAGATAACACTCTTTCACTACAATTCTGAACAAAGTAACTACCAGTTTCAATTTTCCTAGGATACAACTACCAACTCAGCTGTAAAAAGTATCTGAACAGTACCTTTGCTGAAGGTCctagaaaaaaaaaaacataaatattAAGGTCGAGCAGAAATAGATACTCTTGCCCCAATTTTTCCTTTCATTATATATCCAAAAAGTTATATCAATCAACTGTGTCTCAATCCGAAGCTAATTCCCTCAGCTAAATGAACTCCTAATCCTAAGCAACAAAACAATTTTAAAACGAGATCAAAGAAACTATCCTAGTTTATACACAAGGTTAATATATAAAACTGCTAACAGATGAAAAGTAATCAAGATTGGGTATTTTACCGGTAAGCATTAGAATGGAGGACTCAGGAaaatggaacttgttcatcaagAGATGTCTCATGCACTTAGCATCATTGAGACACCCTTTCAGCTCATGCCTAGAGTACCTATAGGATATACCAACAATCACAGCTTTCTTTCTACCATGAGCATTGGGTGGGGGACCGGGAGGTGCGTGGTTGTAGGGAGAGGGAGAGGAAGCAGGTGGTGGGTGATTGTATTGATTAGATGATGGCGGAGGAGCAGTACGTGGATCAGCCAACTGTGTTACTGCCTGACAAATCGCACAGCGAATGGATCGTGCACCTGGTGGTAGCTGTAATGGTGTATGACAATTGGAACAGTTTACTAGCATCATCATCGCTGATCTGTGTGCTTATTATTTGACGAATTTAGTAAATAAGGAAATTGAGAATTCAGGGATTTTTGTTTGTAAAAGGGTAAAAGAAATTCAGAGAGAAACAATATGGCTGATCTATGTGCGAAAAAATTGATAAATTGAATGAAGAAAATTGGAATTGAGAAATATGGAGAACAGGGTTTTGGAAAGGGGAGAAGAAATCGAGAAAATCAAAGAAGAGGAAACGAATTAACAGAAGAGACGGAGATT contains:
- the LOC104119159 gene encoding metacaspase-1; translation: MMMLVNCSNCHTPLQLPPGARSIRCAICQAVTQLADPRTAPPPSSNQYNHPPPASSPSPYNHAPPGPPPNAHGRKKAVIVGISYRYSRHELKGCLNDAKCMRHLLMNKFHFPESSILMLTEEETDPYRTPTKQNMRMALYWLVQGCQPGDSLLFHYSGHGSRQRNYNGDEVDGYDETLCPLDFETQGMIVDDEINATIVKPLPDGVKLHAIIDACHSGTVLDLPFLCRMSRSGQYVWEDHRPRSGIWKGTNGGEVISFSGCDDNQTSADTSALSKVTSTGAMTFCFIQAIERGHGTTYGSILTAMRNAIRQAGSSGGDFGGGAVTSLISMLLTGGSVGMGGGFSQEPQLTACQPFDVYAKPFSL